The following proteins are encoded in a genomic region of Pseudomonas saponiphila:
- a CDS encoding helix-turn-helix transcriptional regulator: protein MRPAPSRPAAAAVTATSQPQRYLTNDEAADYLRLSPRTLEKQRVIGGGPKFRKFGRRVMYAVSDLDAWADQRSYEATSDPEYAERHAGDYRDGR, encoded by the coding sequence GGCCTGCCGCCGCTGCCGTCACTGCGACCTCGCAGCCTCAACGCTACCTGACAAACGACGAAGCCGCCGACTACCTGCGGCTGTCGCCGCGCACGCTGGAGAAGCAGCGGGTGATCGGCGGCGGCCCCAAGTTCCGCAAGTTCGGCCGCCGCGTCATGTACGCGGTGTCCGACCTCGATGCCTGGGCCGACCAGCGCAGCTACGAGGCCACGTCCGATCCCGAATACGCCGAGCGCCACGCGGGCGACTACCGTGATGGCCGCTGA